ctgtgtggcaaatacatataatgctgacatttttcctggaagatttgggatttttcatcccgtgccttaaggtatttctctccagctctagggagtctcccccgaaaacaccagtcactcactagccttacacttatgcttgctgacttattcaacaccatgaatggattaacagaaaaacagaaacctattaaaaggctgcaccatatcatgatatgcaaataaacatccagcatcattgtttcacagggaagtacattatttattgataattataatcctaacccttacttctcagcttgacaaacataaggtgcggcgcgtgagcatgtgaactggttgaaatgcaagtgtctcacagtcaatgcataaaacttgagagccctgactttacttatatagcccacaacatgtttatgattcataaataaatctggccagcaaatcggtctttcattttccatagaatgaaaaaaacgataatgttatcccgctgattattgcaggcgcgtttcacccccggcactggctggagacacaggcaaaaggcatacaatcttattgaggtacaaaaatgattccatctactctgcacttctgcataacttccatcatagtgccagtttttgccagatcaaatctgcaatcagaaaattactgcatacatgcctttatattacggtcaagcggagagtcagagcagtttccatagaaacaacgtaaacaaactttaccgtttgaagcacaacaaactctgagtgaaaatggcgcagaggtgagtagcttgttagctctccaaaatgtctttgaattcttcaactgatgttgtgctactttgattatttagccttttatactataatgacatagtaaatgtctataatacaataaaaaacattacatatttttttaatattacatattttttaacgtcatttaaagtgcagtggtttttattgctactgtggttgctaatatttaaataatgacagactatttggttagtaaattcatctcaaacatgctagtttagtagggcttcccaacctttcgatgtccgcggatcggtttccgtcgtagaaaagtgtcacggatgggtaagacggcggtataatttgggggttctcacgccgagcggcgggagattgacggtgtatacggacatgcggggctaatggcgtatttccgtacatcaatacgggcagctttctttccaaaacggcgcgatcccctaataaacgggacggctggctcctctacccccggttgtctgccgcccggtgcaatactccgcgcggacggtaccggaacaccgaccggaagttgggaccccctactgtacagcgtggtaggtaaattgttaaaaaaaattggaccattactttcggagtaggctagatgcttctaagtttatcattacatctatttacattgttacacaggattaacactttcaaatattcttagcttggttagtgttaactcagttcttggtagtattcatctgggtattcatttgatgtggagcacagttgtttcgtatttgattctagttataatttggtgacattactgtttaatatgctattgcacttacagtatcgtgcattttacagtagattttttttgcaatcttgctcgctgtttcttttattctttcttttttatatatgtgaaccctgtaattatttattataataattataacaattgtattttctgtatggttgaagaatttccagctctttatttattttattatctctcttaagtgctggttaatctctcatttattccccagagagcgaattgagagagctgatcgatggaccaacacccaacactgggaagcctggaacctgtgggatgaagtgatcaactggggagaaggtgtggaggagttctcaccagtgacactccccactgtccaggctgggggggttaaggggggattgggggggtctaccgatttgggtaagggaggggagagtgtgggaaaggatggactgctagccagcactagtatttcatctcaaagtcttcagagtaattacggcctttcatctgaagactgggaaatttataaaacttgctaccttaacaaaaaaaagaaagtcaggaaggaccggacaagccggggggagggtgaggtaagggggcagagtagtgaggaatatgtggaggtaccagagtggggaagatttgaggggaaggcctccagggttgtgatggaggggacagaggctggtattagtatgatggatatgctaaatggaggtgaggagaatgtatgtgaggtgggagtgaatgtggaggaggttaagggaggaggagggaaaagtacagggaatgctgtggaatatgtggtgtcacaagtaggcagaacttggctagaacccatccaggaggaagaccttgaggaagatgaaaataaagatgaggagcttcaggaagcagaagacactgatgctgccacagtggacagttggcagtgcatggcggcatatgtagccagaatatggctgcagactttacaggaagatggacctgaggaaaatgaagaagctgatgtggtattccagcaggcagaagatgctgatgctaccacactggtcaggtttcagtgtatggtggcatctgaagacagatcacagctactgactataccagaagaaggacctgaggaagaggacaagactgaagtgatgaagacagataaaacaaaagaagatgctgatgctgccgagaagatctacagtgaagaagaagtatcattccatgtgaatgccgaagatctttctgaagatgatactgagaagagccacaagaagaagaagaagaagaagaagaagaagatgaagtggtgcttcttctgctgtcccctgcccttcagaagaagtagcaagaggcagtaattataaggttgagaaattcaggtttacaaatgacttaaagcagtaatataactgcattattgacaccttcacaatgcactgtaatgcatcc
The Brienomyrus brachyistius isolate T26 unplaced genomic scaffold, BBRACH_0.4 scaffold45, whole genome shotgun sequence DNA segment above includes these coding regions:
- the LOC125723072 gene encoding uncharacterized protein LOC125723072: MEGTEAGISMMDMLNGGEENVCEVGVNVEEVKGGGGKSTGNAVEYVVSQVGRTWLEPIQEEDLEEDENKDEELQEAEDTDAATVDSWQCMAAYVARIWLQTLQEDGPEENEEADVVFQQAEDADATTLVRFQCMVASEDRSQLLTIPEEGPEEEDKTEVMKTDKTKEDADAAEKIYSEEEVSFHVNAEDLSEDDTEKSHKKKKKKKKKKMKWCFFCCPLPFRRSSKRQ